The Juglans microcarpa x Juglans regia isolate MS1-56 chromosome 8D, Jm3101_v1.0, whole genome shotgun sequence genomic sequence CAACGGCAATTTTGTGAATGTAGATGCCAACAATTATCAATGCTCTTCAGACATTGATGCCATCGATGAGGTCAGTTGATCACAAAAGTACTCTTTTCTTAGACTTTTGatcatcaaatctccacacaatCTGAGAATGGGTGATCATTTGAATTTGCAGCTGCTAAGCGAAATTAATACGCTACACATTTTGCAACCATATTGTCTTAATGGCTTCCCAGAATTAAATGAAGAATCTTTCTCAGAAAAGCCTACTTCTGCTCTTTGGTGTCGTgtaaacctctctctctctctctctctctctctctctctctctcaaatgacAATTTAATCAGTTCAAACTTCTTGGCAGGGCTATAACCATATGCTTTGCTACAACTGGGCGAATAATAAAGGTGTCCAAGAAGCTCTTGGTGTTCGAGAGGTATGCGCATTGTaccacatacatacatacattcagTCACAACATGGAATCATTAAAATATTGTGGGTGATGTTTATCAAAACAGGGGACAAAACAATTTTGGCAGTACTGTAATACTACCTTAGCTTATACTACAACAGTCACCAATGTTGTTGGTTATCATCGAAATCTCACAAATGCTGACCTGCGACTTCTCGTATACAGGTAAAATCTGGCAACATACTCATAGCAACTCTGTTTTCATTGTTGTTTTCACCAACTGAATATGTAGGCCCTTAACTTTTTGACCCAGAACTTCTTTGATCTTTCAAGTATAACCCTTTTCACGGATCTTTTAATTTCGACAGTGGTGATCATGACATTTCAGTTCCAAACATTGGCACACAAGAATGGATAAAGTCTCTAAATTTGACCACGGATGAAAGTTGGAGAGTGTGGTCTGTTGATGGTCAAACTGCTGGGTGGGTTTCAAGTTTCTAATCTCCTTAGAAATTGGAATTCTTTTCCTGAAATATGTTCTCTCGTTCTCATGGATTTGCAGGTACACAGAGAAGTTGATCAATGATTATTTCACTTTGACATATGCTACTGTAAAggcaagaagaaaagaaaaatgttcttCAAATATACACAACGTTTGCTACAAATCCAAAACCCAGAACGAAAGTTTCATATATTGTTCTTCTTTGTGCAGGGAGGAGGTCACTATGCTGCAGAAGACATGGTCAAGGAGTGTGCGGCCATGATGGATAGGTGGATGGCTTATTTCCCACTTTGAAGTGTGGTTGATCGGAATGTATTAGGCGATCCGACATTGTTTGAGCACAtttggtgaaaaataataacttcAGCTCTTCGAAAGTGATTGCAGATTGACAAAGAAACTCTGAGAAGTCTTTCTCTCGTCTCACTCATGGCTCAGCTTCTATGAAAGTGAGTaagtttcatgaaaaatgatatgaatccaGTTCAGATCTGAAGCAACAACCcgacataaaaatatattgccTCACATGCACCTTTTGGCTAATATAGGACTGACTCACTTGTCCATTTGTCTAACTTGATCATAACTATGAAAGAGTTCCAAGTTTCTTGCCTAATATAGGGCACATTTTAACTTTCCATCCGAATATAGCAAGGCCATAAGAGCGTGGGAAGGATATAATGCCCATAAATTCAACATATGGTCATTCCCTCACAGCTCCAACTCATATTCACCAATTCAGATTAGGAATTGTTTCATACAGTCCCCAATTCGCAGCCTAATGAATTTGGCAGGGCGGTCTGTTTGGGAACCCAActgttctcaaatattctcgGATTACTTCACTACTactcataaactattttattactattcacaaatcatctgagATACTCTTAGTTTACTATGATCATTAAACTTGGATTTGAGTTTGCAACTTTGAAAATAACCATAAActttgaaaatacaaaatcacTCGAAAGGAAACATGAAACTCCacaccaggaaaaaaaaaagaaaaaaaaaaaagaaagaccatAGGAGTCCAAGATTGACGTataaacaatcaaacacaagcCAAAGACTCCATATATTGATAGGCATCAAGCCATCCGAATTGCAATGAGCTACTAGATTCATTGCTGTAGGGTGTTAACTCGCAACACTTGTTGAAACTCTTTTCCCTAAGATTATAGGATAAGATCTTACCAGGCACGTGCAACAAGAGCTCTGCCTCCTCCTCTTCATTCCTAACAACAAAAACTATAACGAACGCAACGTAACACGAGTCACATGGGTCGAGAAAATTCCGGACCATCTCCGGATACGCAGCAACAATTCCATCAAGATCGACCTCGTCCTTCACGAACCACCCAGAATAGTCGCTCGCCATCTCAAAGACTTGGAATTGGGTTGTGCGAGCACCGTAGATTTCGATGAGATGCAAATGGCCACCGGACTCTCCGAAATATCTGAACCTCCTCTTTCCCCACGCTTCAGAACCGGGGAGACTCGGCATTGTTCCGAGGATCTCCTTGTCGAGATTGAAGAACATCGCCGCTCCCGATGGACTAAGCCAATGAACTGCTCCATTCCAAAACACACCATGGTCGAACACCATGTCGAACGGCACGACGAATGGAGAGCCGCAAGGCCTCCAAGCGCGAGTCTCGGACGAGTATATCCTGATTTGGTAGAAGTAAACTGAAACAGCAGCGCTCCAAACACAGACCACTTGGTAATACGGCGATTTGGTGGGCTCAAATGCCAGGGAAAGACCGAATATCGTGATGGGTCTCTCGGTACTTATGAAAGGAAGCTTTGAGAATTGCTTGGTGGTAGGATTGCACACGTAGTAACGATGACTTTGGTCTGTTAGTGTCTTGTTGAGGCTACGGCACAAGAGCAATCCATTGCAAGACTGTAAAATCTTGATTCGCGAAGAACAAGGAGGATCGCTATCGTTGTCGTTGTCGGTGATGAAATCGAGGGATGTGAAGGGAGGCTTAGAGTGGGTCCCATCAAGAGTGACGAACTGAAAGTGTGATGGGATTCTTCTGCGGAGGAAGATGCCGGAGACAGAAACGCGGGGGTGGTGGTAGCAACGAGAGAAATGAGGACCGGAGATGAGGGAGAGCCAACGCTTGGATACGCATTTGAAGCGGAAAAGGGGCTTGACAGGGAGACGGAGGAGGATCTCAGTAACGATGTCGTCGTTACCTCCGATCATCTCGGCTGCAGCTGTGGTGTTGTTCGGAGATTTGTTTCCGGCTGTACTCGGCATATTTTTTATGTCGGAAACTTCCCAAAACCGAGACTTCGAAAGTAAAGAGCAAGGGCCAAGGGGCTGTTGTTGATAAAAGACGAAAGACCAGATGTTCAAAAGAGCATTATGTTGCTTGTCCTCATATAGCAGCaagcttttttctttctttctttaacaACCGCCATTAACGCCATCACACAGACCGTCCAAGACGCGAAAGGTGCTTGCATTGGTTGGAGAGACGAGCACATTTTATTCGAGAATTTCGAGTTCATGCCGGCAACAATGTAGCCATAGCCAAACTTACGCATATTTCTTCTTCTCGAGGAATGCTACCTACAGTACGGTGGGCTACGCAAGCCTAGcagttgttttaaaaaaaaaatagaatatattattaaaaattaattttttatataaatatcatatttatttattaatttt encodes the following:
- the LOC121242733 gene encoding F-box protein At5g07610 isoform X2; this translates as MPSTAGNKSPNNTTAAAEMIGGNDDIVTEILLRLPVKPLFRFKCVSKRWLSLISGPHFSRCYHHPRVSVSGIFLRRRIPSHFQFVTLDGTHSKPPFTSLDFITDNDNDSDPPCSSRIKILQSCNGLLLCRSLNKTLTDQSHRYYVCNPTTKQFSKLPFISTERPITIFGLSLAFEPTKSPYYQVVCVWSAAVSVYFYQIRIYSSETRAWRPCGSPFVVPFDMVFDHGVFWNGAVHWLSPSGAAMFFNLDKEILGTMPSLPGSEAWGKRRFRYFGESGGHLHLIEIYGARTTQFQVFEMASDYSGWFVKDEVDLDGIVAAYPEMVRNFLDPCDSCYVAFVIVFVVRNEEEEAELLLHVPEREREREREVYTTPKSRSRLF
- the LOC121242733 gene encoding F-box protein At5g07610 isoform X1 → MPSTAGNKSPNNTTAAAEMIGGNDDIVTEILLRLPVKPLFRFKCVSKRWLSLISGPHFSRCYHHPRVSVSGIFLRRRIPSHFQFVTLDGTHSKPPFTSLDFITDNDNDSDPPCSSRIKILQSCNGLLLCRSLNKTLTDQSHRYYVCNPTTKQFSKLPFISTERPITIFGLSLAFEPTKSPYYQVVCVWSAAVSVYFYQIRIYSSETRAWRPCGSPFVVPFDMVFDHGVFWNGAVHWLSPSGAAMFFNLDKEILGTMPSLPGSEAWGKRRFRYFGESGGHLHLIEIYGARTTQFQVFEMASDYSGWFVKDEVDLDGIVAAYPEMVRNFLDPCDSCYVAFVIVFVVRNEEEEAELLLHVPGKILSYNLREKSFNKCCELTPYSNESSSSLQFGWLDAYQYMESLACV